In the Theobroma cacao cultivar B97-61/B2 chromosome 1, Criollo_cocoa_genome_V2, whole genome shotgun sequence genome, one interval contains:
- the LOC18612284 gene encoding 36.4 kDa proline-rich protein, whose protein sequence is MMGKLNLANLIILLLNLGALLTSLACPECPHPTPPPKCPPPKYPPKHPPIVRPPFHPKPPKHPPHPPKPPKPPVVKPPYVPKPPVVKPPPHIPKPPYVPKPPVVKPPPHAPKPPYVPKPPVVKPPPYTPKPPYVPKPPVVKPPPYTPKPPVVKPPPYPPKPPVVKPPYVPVPTPPYVPKPPPYVPKPPIVPVPKPPYVPKPPVVKPPPYYPIPPVISPPILPPKPPVYPSPPIVKPPTPPVLPPTPPVYPSPPIVKPPTPPILPPKPPVYPSPPIVKPPTPPILPPTPPIYPSPPIVKPPPIEKPCPPPPPPLPYPPPPAQQTCSIDTLKLGACVDVLGGLVHVGIGSSAKDTCCPVLQGLLDLDAAICLCTTIKAKLLNINIIIPIALQVLVDCGKTPPAGFQCPA, encoded by the coding sequence ATGATGGGGAAACTTAATTTAGCAAATCTGATTATCCTTCTTCTGAACCTGGGAGCTTTGCTTACTTCTCTTGCCTGTCCCGAATGTCCACACCCAACTCCTCCGCCAAAATGTCCTCCTCCAAAGTATCCACCCAAACATCCTCCCATTGTGAGGCCTCCGTTTCACCCTAAACCACCGAAACATCCTCCCCATCCTCCAAAGCCGCCCAAGCCTCCTGTCGTAAAGCCTCCTTATGTGCCCAAACCTCCAGTTGTAAAGCCTCCGCCTCATATACCGAAGCCTCCCTATGTACCCAAACCTCCTGTTGTAAAGCCTCCGCCTCATGCACCGAAGCCTCCCTATGTACCCAAACCTCCTGTAGTAAAGCCTCCGCCTTACACCCCGAAGCCTCCCTATGTACCCAAACCTCCAGTTGTAAAGCCTCCACCCTATACACCAAAACCTCCAGTTGTAAAGCCTCCACCTTATCCACCAAAACCTCCAGTTGTAAAACCACCCTACGTGCCGGTGCCCACGCCACCATATGTACCCAAGCCCCCACCTTATGTACCGAAACCCCCCATCGTGCCTGTACCTAAGCCACCTTATGTACCCAAACCGCCCGTCGTCAAACCCCCACCTTATTATCCAATACCGCCAGTCATATCACCGCCAATTCTGCCTCCAAAGCCTCCTGTATATCCGAGTCCTCCGATTGTGAAGCCACCAACACCACCAGTTCTGCCTCCAACGCCTCCTGTCTATCCGAGTCCTCCGATTGTGAAGCCACCAACACCGCCAATCCTGCCTCCAAAGCCTCCTGTCTATCCGAGTCCTCCGATTGTGAAGCCACCGACACCGCCAATCCTGCCTCCAACCCCTCCTATATATCCAAGTCCTCCTATTGTGAAGCCACCTCCCATCGAGAAACCATGTCCTCCACCACCCCCACCCTTGCCATATCCACCACCTCCGGCGCAGCAAACATGCTCCATTGACACTTTGAAACTGGGTGCATGTGTGGACGTGTTAGGTGGCCTAGTGCACGTTGGCATAGGCAGCAGCGCCAAGGACACATGTTGCCCTGTGCTTCAAGGGCTGTTAGACTTGGATGCTGCAATTTGTCTTTGCACCACAATCAAGGCCAAGCttttaaatatcaatattataattcCAATTGCCCTTCAGGTCCTCGTCGATTGTGGGAAGACTCCACCTGCAGGATTCCAATGTCCAGCATAA